From one Dermacentor silvarum isolate Dsil-2018 chromosome 3, BIME_Dsil_1.4, whole genome shotgun sequence genomic stretch:
- the LOC119445203 gene encoding cholinesterase — protein sequence MSPFGISSPVSNPTIETDRDAPAIGATSPHLPEGAGKKDAFGEWYEAAHKGIITRTTDSSNRLHHSEKSLRSIGAKRGFALGIGTCCSLLLFLLLVVVAFFYPAKDKPELNTTSVKACGTVRLHQLEVVTANGLITGRPATIVDAADNSSVQGVLRHFFGVPYGEPPSGPLRFGMPKVISHFSENATWDADAHGPPCPQRGPLLASSDENCLRLSIWAPYVCNDSDPLKTVVVAVTGDWMQTGDVRDHEGFWQQLALYGDFIVAVINHRQGVLGFFAGVDDKSAPGNVAIYDTHLAVVWMHNNAAAFHGDGNAMVALGRGSGGFMFSSLLFTNSDRYLKRLILHGLSVTSIFPRNEESGPALLSGAMHCPRGIRLSEIAECLRGKDFRNIVSAAQTLRPLRFVPSRYRAPLSDNLYSAEGLTPRGDLKGIDIICGTSMAEGEALFDEYVAPGMNISDTMNVEDVFHRCLAFFTEKYHVEYKDMPAAVKMFLTQPNFRGFREILRDIVTTCPMRAVAKAAAASGATVHHYVSMGAQQFLEPVLTLDDIVLFATTGQVKWTPFNKGEVTLVVNGSSRMNLEHWMTDVCNVYSTLSSSIKGAHGR from the exons ATGTCTCCGTTCGGTATCTCTTCGCCGGTGTCCAATCCGACGATCGAGACGGACCGCGATGCCCCAGCGATCGGCGCAACGTCGCCTCACTTGCCGGAGGGAGCAGGCAAGAAGGACGCCTTCGGAGAGTGGTACGAAGCGGCGCACAAGGGCATCATTACCCGCACAACCGACAGCAGCAATCGGTTGCATCACTCGGAGAAATCTCTCAGATCCATCGGCGCCAAACG CGGATTTGCTCTGGGGATCGGCACCTGCTGCAGCCTATTGCTGTTCTTGCTGCTCGTCGTAGTCGCCTTCTTCTATCCCGCGAAGGACAAGCCGGAACTCAACACCACGTCCGTCAAGGCCTGCGGCACGGTGCGACTACACCAACTCGAAGTGGTGACAGCGAACGGCCTGATCACCGGCCGGCCAGCCACCATAGTCGACGCAGCCGACAACAGCAGCGTGCAGGGCGTGCTGCGGCATTTCTTTGGCGTCCCGTACGGCGAGCCTCCCAGCGGACCTCTTCGATTTGGCATGCCCAAG GTGATCAGCCACTTCAGTGAGAACGCCACTTGGGACGCCGATGCCCATGGGCCGCCATGCCCTCAGAGGGGCCCCCTGCTGGCGtcctccgacgagaactgtctgCGCCTCTCCATCTGGGCTCCATACGTGTGCAACGACAGCGATCCGCTGAAAACCGTGGTCGTTGCGGTCACTGGTGACTGGATGCAGACGGGAGACGTGCGCGACCACGAGGGCTTCTGGCAGCAGCTGGCCCTATACGGTGACTTCATCGTGGCCGTGATCAACCACCGGCAAGGCGTGCTCGGCTTCTTTGCGGGGGTCGACGATAAAAGCGCTCCGGGCAACGTGGCAATCTACGACACGCACCTCGCCGTCGTGTGGATGCACAACAACGCTGCCGCTTTCCATGGAGACGGAAACGCGATGGTGGCGCTGGGTCGCGGCAGCGGAGGCTTCATGTTCTCCTCGCTCCTCTTCACCAACAGCGACCGCTACCTCAAGCGACTCATCCTCCATGGTCTGTCGGTGACGTCGATATTTCCTCGAAACGAGGAGAGCGGGCCCGCTCTTCTGAGCGGCGCCATGCACTGTCCCAGGGGAATCAGGCTCTCTGAAATCGCCGAGTGCCTCAGAGGCAAGGACTTCAGGAATATCGTGTCCGCTGCGCAGACGCTGCGTCCTCTGCGCTTCGTCCCTTCCAGGTACAGGGCTCCGCTGTCGGACAATCTCTACTCGGCGGAAGGGCTCACGCCCCGAGGTGACCTCAAGGGCATCGACATCATCTGCGGAACCAGCATGGCCGAGGGTGAAGCGCTGTTCGACGAGTACGTCGCCCCCGGCATGAACATATCGGACACGATGAACGTGGAAGATGTGTTTCACCGGTGCCTGGCATTCTTCACCGAGAAGTACCACGTGGAGTACAAGGACATGCCAGCGGCGGTCAAGATGTTTCTGACGCAGCCGAACTTCCGTGGCTTTCGCGAAATTCTCCGAGATATCGTCACGACCTGTCCGATGCGCGCGGTCGCCAAAGCAGCTGCGGCAAGTGGTGCCACGGTGCATCACTATGTGTCCATGGGGGCGCAGCAGTTCTTGGAACCCGTGCTTACGTTGGACGACATTGTACTCTTTGCAACCACTGG GCAGGTCAAGTGGACGCCGTTCAACAAAGGGGAGGTCACCCTCGTGGTCAACGGTAGCTCCCGCATGAACTTAGAGCACTGGATGACAGACGTGTGCAATGTCTACTCCACCCTTTCCAGTAGCATAAAAGGTGCACATGGTCGTTGA